One window from the genome of Pseudoliparis swirei isolate HS2019 ecotype Mariana Trench chromosome 24, NWPU_hadal_v1, whole genome shotgun sequence encodes:
- the LOC130189967 gene encoding FERM and PDZ domain-containing protein 1 isoform X3 — MTLKEKLPLSHIEHFSLVLEQRHSISKLLLLHEEERIQQVVQRKEAHDYRCLFRVCFMPPTLQLLLQDDPNAFQYLYLQGVNDVLQERFAIEMRCNTALHLAALHIQERLASCGQSPKTSLKTVTKTWGMENFVSSTLLRNMREKDLRKAISFHLKKSQAQHDPKLKGLSGPQARINYLEELSQLKSFGGKSFSATMMLQDRESSVTLLVGARYGVSQVVNHKLSILSTLTEFTCITRIELLPESDKVSLVKIYLQDIKPITLLLESAAAKDMSCLIAGYCRVFVEPNLNVFAWSHEAKKHRVSAEEGYVSRCDSDTDSDPDMEALFSLVSRDQRPCHRVRSASDPEGRKGKVRNRRRSEEKADRPREDEKQQEEKDADTEKETFPLEKNRERESGDAAQTEERADNDSGEQREQVEPEGGGEEASDSCNTDSRLATSPSSDSLDALEEDDLISCSSSSVHFHRSSPVRLHPYSHVQPHLLAPPPPAHSHPVLHLDGGRERGRRRSGDGADPRRRDPKSSGDPGSDGGGSMCFAELSRLADFLPSPPEASEDDEAEEEELRRRKSARERGSAGSFTEHPPSPSPSSRGDFVFNFDQSDARCYYKLCSNITPDSAHSLRRDEGQHWKKEVEEVEEEAKAVEPEPVTLLQPPPGFGNSSSDEEFFDARDRFTSPEDSSGASGDAPTDIRTEMKLDLLGPLGLGDDRVSATDSDKGGKEEGGRTVGDEEGGGRETLFQLRKRSRKRRSFIETDYTSRVSYPEPDPEMQDPVSGRLYKNLMDEANEAQILSSDPEPSEQTQNPSPTVSSLTHSEGEPNQLESKPILSKPHSHGPGPPCGLGSDEHTGDPQATPGTRKQDMEMEPDAMESKSVTGLAKAASPTITGVRCRVDPDGKESADRSGDGKEGGEEQKETSEGEEEEEETAGLSGEMTFTNHMFLPEITEEEGKGKEEKKELVRGNSSSSKRALIGAERPPEANTWLIDVTKKTSNGLLGAHLIVLEQNLTKEKQTLDVVCEKANPPPSAPLPPTPGLHKSQSVYYLMGEVGGENTGTSTKMSSSYSEEMSQRYTDKAQLHLDVPAADAFVSSTMTNSEDVTGSTNSDNVFFDDDMSNSLTPSSSDKKGECAAATRRSGGATSATASEGESQIMIKSLANTEAPTRISSVNADSTRAVNSSAAKLGVGTSATWPSFNSGTSLRLEVSHESASGSDQNVEEPISDPTMQRAEEAQTSVASPSLAKATTITMHNLSKTPPSPTHFLFQTCSPSIMGSLSASTLRGKIQQLPLYLSRSMETLNQAGVGKVPQGSVENDSGHEVQISIEVTDVDDVTQTVDFETDATAESVESDDSDATVTGSEVDGEFLVETNSAKSFQSASEAKEVSPPSPVRTEPQPQDQHLYTGPIQNTSGPITDPPASRVGSLQRDPSGLQMETPGPIKEAPESKMKIAGEDFPGYKMNQQSRSIAHQIVVTTQNLNGPVLPFHSQAQKVRRTSSDRPLMGLCRPTGNHSDSAQPLSSGCKVFTICEDPSQTKSPATVGTTPPLKSEFGCTSVLASGCESAVEGVQVPLDACGCPSVYTNCFSSGDSFDEELTVYEFSCRSPSGDGTSGAGVPLVTSPPISSFLSTSSTHSPSFPRSNLFSSSTSELSPLLSPFSDSPDRFLPQTHKDTIGRLGQQRYPEPPTGFQVLRVDVDQLRSILGSTGADRSAAGHGGRHLKDTCPAHFAENKRVLQIEARRLMSGCQKVVGIGQSPEEMLHSLADSFRTLVELAGICLWFSGCERCDRRNGEAVAGLSDVARSFRDFCLAAERVSSKRSCQDLSSKLLAKQSTALTASVFCLTQLFRTLTAL, encoded by the exons ATGACGCTGAAGGAAAAGCTCCCGCTGAGCCACATCGAACACTTCTCCCTGGTGCTGGAGCAGCGGCACAGCATCTCCAAACTCCTGCTGCTGCACGAAGAGGAGAGGAtacagcag gtggtcCAGAGGAAAGAGGCCCATGACTACCGGTGTCTGTTCCGCGTTTGCTTCATGCCTCCGAcgctccagctgctgctgcaggacgaCCCCAACGCCttccagtacctgtacctgCAG GGCGTGAACGACGTGCTGCAGGAGCGCTTCGCCATCGAGATGCGCTGCAACACGGCGCTGCACCTCGCCGCGCTGCACATCCAGGAGAGGCTGGCGAGCTGCGGCCAGTCGCCCAAGACCAGCCTGAAGACAGTCAC GAAGACGTGGGGCATGGAGAACTTTGTGTCGTCCACCTTGCTGAGGAACATGCGTGAGAAGGACCTGAGGAAGGCCATCAGCTTCCACCTGAAGAAGAGCCAGGCGCAGCACGACCCCAAGCTGAAGGGCCTGTCGGGCCCCCAGGCCCGGATCAACTACCTGGAGGAGCTCAGCCAGCTCAAGTCCTTCGGGGGGAAGTCCTTCAGCGCCACCATGATG ctcCAGGACCGGGAGTCGTCGGTGACCTTGTTGGTGGGCGCGCGCTACGGCGTGAGTCAGGTGGTCAACCACAAGCTGAGCATCCTGTCCACGCTCACGGAGTTCACCTGCATCACGCGCATCGAGCTGCTGCCCGAGTCCGACAAGGTCAGCCTGGTGAAAATATACCTGCAGGACATCAAG cccATCACGTTGCTGTTGGAGTCGGCGGCGGCCAAAGACATGTCGTGCCTCATCGCCGGTTACTGCCGAGTGTTCGTGGAGCCGAACCTGAACGTCTTCGCCTGGAGCCACGAGGCCAAGAAGCACCGCGTGTCCGCAGAGGAAG GTTACGTGTCGCGGTGCGACTCGGACACCGACTCGGACCCGGACATGGAGGCGCTGTTCAGCCTGGTGTCCCGCGACCAGAGGCCCTGCCATCGGGTCCGATCCGCATCGGACCCGgagggaagaaaaggaaaagtgagaaacaggaggaggagcgaagAGAAGGCGGATCGGCCTCGGGAGGACGAGAAGCAACAAGAGGAGAAGGACGCCGACACGGAAAAGGAAACGTTTCCTCTGGAGAagaaccgagagagagagagcggagacGCAGCGCagacggaggagagggcggACAATGACTCCGGGGAACAGAGGGAACAGGTGGAGCCggaaggcggaggagaggaggcgtcggACTCCTGCAACACGGACTCCCGGCTCGCCACCAGCCCGTCCAGCGACTCGCTCGACGCCCTGGAGGAAGACGACTTGATCtcgtgctcttcctcctccgtccaCTTCCACCGCTCCTCCCCCGTCCGGCTCCACCCTTACTCTCACGTTCAGCCCCACCTGCTcgccccgccgccgccggctcaCAGCCATCCCGTCCTCCACCTGGACGGAGGACGGGAGAGGGGCCGCCGGAGGTCGGGCGACGGCGCCGACCCCCGGCGCCGCGACCCGAAGAGCTCGGGCGACCCCGGCTCCGACGGCGGCGGCTCCATGTGCTTCGCCGAGCTCTCCCGCCTCGCGGACTTCCTGCCGAGCCCGCCGGAGGCCAGCGAGGACGACgaggccgaggaagaggagctgaggaggaggaagtcggCGAGGGAACGGGGGAGCGCGGGCAGTTTCACGGAACACCCGCCGTCCCCGTCCCCGTCCTCGCGCGGCGACTTTGTGTTTAACTTTGACCAAAGCGACGCCCGCTGCTACTACAAGCTCTGCTCCAACATCACGCCCGACAGCGCCCACAGCCTCCGCCGGGACGAGGGGCAGCACTGGaagaaagaggtggaggaggtggaggaggaggcgaaggCGGTCGAGCCGGAGCCCGTCACGCTCCTTCAGCCGCCGCCGGGCTTCGGAAACAGCAGCTCCGACGAGGAGTTCTTCGACGCCAGAGATCGCTTCACCTCGCCCGAAGACTCGTCGGGGGCCTCGGGGGACGCACCGACAG ATATTCGCACGGAGATGAAACTGGACCTCCTCGGCCCACTCGGCCTCGGTGACGATAGAGTCTCGGCGACGGACTCGGACAAAGGtgggaaagaggaaggaggcagaaccgtaggagacgaggaaggaggaggcagagaaacTCTGTTTCAGCTCAGGAAAAGATCCCGTAAGCGTCGTTCCTTCATAGAAACCGATTACACCTCCAGGGTGTCGTATCCAGAGCCAGATCCAGAAATGCAAGATCCGGTCTCTGGTCGGCTTTATAAGAACCTCATGGATGAAGCCAATGAAGCACAGATACTGAGTTCAGATCCTGAACCGTCAGAGCAAACCCAGAACCCCAGTCCTACGGTCTCCTCTTTGACCCACTCCGAAGGGGAACCGAATCAGCTCGAGTCGAAGCCCATTTTGTCTAAACCCCACTCCCATGGCCCTGGACCTCCTTGTGGTCTGGGGTCTGATGAGCACACCGGAGACCCACAGGCCACCCCCGGGACCAGGAAACAAGACATGGAGATGGAACCCGACGCAATGGAATCCAAATCGGTCACAGGTCTGGCGAAGGCGGCGTCTCCCACCATCACCGGCGTCCGCTGCCGGGTGGATCCGGACGGAAAGGAGAGTGCCGATCGGAGCGGTgacgggaaggagggaggggaggaacagaaggagacgagtgagggagaggaggaggaggaagagactgCAGGTTTGTCGGGGGAAATGACGTTCACCAATCACATGTTTTTGCCTGAAATCACCGAAGAGGAGGGTAAAggcaaagaagagaagaaggagttGGTGAGAGGGAACTCATCCAGTTCAAAGAGAGCGCTCATTGGTGCCGAGAGGCCGCCGGAGGCCAACACATGGTTGATAGATGTCACTAAAAAGACGAGTAACGGCCTTTTGGGAGCCCATCTGATTGTCCTCGAGCAAAACTtgacaaaagagaaacaaacacttgacgttgtgtgtgagaaagcaaaccctccaccctcagCCCCTCTTCCTCCAACACCGGGTCTTCACAAATCCCAAAGTGTCTATTATTTGATGGGAGAGGTGGGCGGTGAAAACACAGGAACCTCGACCAAAATGTCTTCGTCTTATTCCGAGGAGATGTCACAAAGGTATACCGACAAAGCACAATTACACCTAGACGTCCCCGCCGCCGACGCCTTCGTCAGCTCCACGATGACTAACAGCGAGGACGTCACCGGCAGCACCAATTCGGACAATGTGTTTTTCGACGATGACATGAGTAATTCCTTAACTCCGAGTTCAAGTGACAAGAAAGGCGAGTGCGCTGCAGCTACCAGGCGTAGCGGCGGTGCAACCTCGGCGACGGCAAGTGAAGGCGAGTCTCAAATTATGATCAAGTCTCTCGCGAACACTGAAGCTCCTACGAGAATTAGTTCAGTAAATGCTGACTCGACTCGTGCTGTAAACTCTAGCGCCGCAAAGCTTGGAGTTGGAACAAGTGCCACGTGGCCTTCGTTTAATTCAGGTACCAGTTTGAGACTTGAGGTTTCACATGAAAGTGCTTCAGGTTCGGATCAAAATGTCGAGGAACCCATAAGTGATCCCACTATGCAAAGAGCTGAAGAAGCTCAAACTAGCGTAGCTAGTCCGAGCTTAGCGAAAGCTACTACGATCACAATGCACAATCTCTCCAAGACGCCTCCTTCCCCGACTCACTTCCTCTTCCAGACCTGTTCCCCGAGCATTATGGGTAGCCTCTCTGCCTCCACACTCAGAGGGAAGATTCAACAGTTGCCCCTTTATTTATCGCGCTCCATGGAAACCCTCAACCAAGCCGGGGTGGGGAAAGTACCTCAGGGTTCAGTTgaaaacgacagtgggcacgaAGTCCAAATCTCCATCGAAGTTACGGACGTGGACGACGTCACCCAGACTGTGGACTTCGAAACGGACGCAACCGCAGAATCTGTGGAGTCGGACGATTCGGATGCAACGGTTACAGGATCTGAGGTGGACGGGGAGTTTTTAGTTGAAACGAACTCGGCAAAGAGTTTTCAATCGGCGTCGGAGGCGAAGGAAGTGAGCCCTCCATCGCCTGTCCGGACTGAGCCCCAACCCCAAGACCAGCATCTGTACACTGGACCTATCCAGAACACATCGGGACCAATAACGGATCCTCCGGCCTCCAGAGTGGGCAGCCTCCAGAGGGACCCTTCAGGCCTACAAATGGAAACTCCTGGGCCGATAAAAGAAGCTCCAGAATCAAAGATGAAGATCGCAGGTGAAGACTTTCCAGGTTATAAAATGAACCAACAGTCGCGTTCTATCGCCCATCAGATAGTGGTGACCACGCAGAATCTAAATGGACCAGTTCTCCCTTTTCATAGCCAGGCACAGAAAGTCAGACGCACCAGTAGTGACAGACCTTTGATGGGTCTTTGTAGGCCTACAGGGAATCATTCAGACTCGGCGCAACCACTTTCTTCCGGTTGCAAGGTGTTCACCATCTGCGAGGATCCATCCCAGACAAAGAGCCCGGCGACGGTGGGGACTACACCACCCTTGAAGTCTGAGTTCGGCTGCACTTCAGTGCTCGCGTCTGGATGCGAGTCGGCAGTGGAAGGGGTGCAGGTGCCTCTGGATGCTTGCGGTTGCCCATCGGTCTACACCAACTGCTTCAGCAGCGGAGACAGCTTCGACGAGGAGCTGACGGTCTACGAGTTCTCCTGCCGCTCGCCGAGCGGCGATGGGACTTCTGGGGCAGGTGTTCCTCTCGTGACCTCTCCACccatttcctcttttctctccacctcctccacccactccccctccttcccccgCTCCaaccttttctcctcctctacctcggAGCTCAGCCCTCTGCTCTCGCCGTTCTCCGACTCCCCGGACCGTTTCCTGCCCCAAACGCACAAGGACACCATCGGCCGGCTGGGCCAGCAGCGCTACCCGGAACCCCCGACGGGTTTCCAAGTACTCCGCGTGGACGTGGATCAGCTCCGTTCCATTCTGGGAAGTACCGGTGCCGACAGATCCGCGGCGGGCCACGGAGGTCGCCACCTAAAGGACACCTGCCCTGCCCACTTCGCAGAGAACAAGAGGGTGCTCCAGATAGAGGCGCGGCGGCTGATGTCCGGCTGCCAGAAGGTGGTGGGGATCGGCCAGAGCCCGGAGGAAATGCTTCATTCCCTGGCGGACAGTTTCCGGACCCTGGTGGAGTTGGCCGGTATATGCCTGTGGTTCTCCGGTTGCGAAAGGTGCGACCGGAGGAACGGCGAGGCCGTCGCGGGTCTGTCGGACGTGGCCCGTTCATTCAGGGACTTCTGTCTGGCGGCGGAGCGGGTCAGCAGCAAGCGCAGCTGCCAGGACCTGAGCTCCAAGCTGCTGGCCAAGCAGAGCACCGCGCTCACCGCCTCGGTCTTCTGCCTCACGCAGCTGTTCCGCACCCTCACCGCACTGTGA